One region of Deinococcus planocerae genomic DNA includes:
- a CDS encoding ABC transporter ATP-binding protein, which produces MLGERTQAVGTPLLELRGIHTYYGHIHALKGLDLTVGEGEIVALIGGNGAGKTTTLRTVSGMMKPKVGNVVYQGQNVNGLPPHTIMGRGMSHVPEGRRIFPQLSVRENLEVGAYTITDRKVIEDRIQEGFALFPRLKERENQLGGTMSGGEQQMLAIARALMVNPKLLLLDEPSMGLSPLFVEAIFDIVERLNKERGTTILLVEQNASMALGVAHRAYVLQTGEIRLSGPAAEIARDESVRKAYLGDE; this is translated from the coding sequence ATGCTGGGTGAGAGGACACAGGCGGTGGGGACCCCCCTGCTGGAGCTGCGGGGGATTCACACGTACTACGGCCACATCCACGCCCTCAAGGGGCTGGACCTGACGGTGGGCGAGGGCGAGATCGTCGCTCTGATCGGCGGCAACGGGGCGGGCAAGACGACCACCCTGCGGACGGTCAGCGGCATGATGAAGCCCAAGGTCGGCAACGTGGTGTACCAGGGCCAGAACGTGAACGGTCTGCCCCCACACACGATCATGGGGCGCGGGATGAGCCATGTACCCGAAGGGCGCCGCATCTTTCCGCAGCTTTCCGTGCGCGAGAACCTGGAGGTCGGGGCGTACACGATCACCGACCGGAAGGTGATTGAGGACCGCATCCAGGAGGGCTTCGCGCTCTTCCCCCGACTCAAGGAGCGCGAGAACCAGCTCGGCGGCACGATGTCGGGCGGCGAGCAGCAGATGCTGGCGATTGCGCGCGCGCTGATGGTCAATCCGAAGTTGCTGCTCCTCGACGAGCCCAGCATGGGCCTCTCGCCCCTCTTCGTGGAGGCGATCTTCGACATCGTGGAGCGGCTGAACAAGGAGCGCGGCACGACGATCCTGCTCGTGGAGCAGAACGCGAGCATGGCGCTCGGCGTGGCGCACCGGGCCTACGTACTCCAGACCGGCGAGATTCGTCTCAGCGGCCCCGCCGCCGAGATCGCGCGCGACGAGAGCGTCCGCAAGGCGTACCTGGGCGACGAGTAA
- a CDS encoding branched-chain amino acid ABC transporter substrate-binding protein, with product MKKTALSLSVLAALALGGASAQTTIKLATLSPLSGGQSDLGTQIRNGAQLAVNEYRPQFQRLGLNLQLIAYDDQADPATGTSQARKIASDRSILAVVGTLNSGVAIPSSAALQPSRVALVSPANTANQVTDRGLSNMNRIVARDDAQGPAGANFITGTLKAGKVYILNDKTAYGEGLAREVEKALKAKNVQVVGNEGTEEKSDFSSIVAKIRLQRPDAIYFGGIYNQVGVFIKQLREAGVTTPVVGGDGLDSSELATIAGAGANNIYFTTVAAPIEALPAARTFAANYQKTFNDTAQGFGAFGYDAAKVALQGILAAARANGNKAPTRQQVETAIRRGNFTGLLSGNVSFNSVGDRRAATLYVMNVEGGKYKLATSVPVRPTKQ from the coding sequence ATGAAGAAAACCGCCCTGAGCCTTTCCGTTCTCGCCGCGCTGGCCCTGGGGGGCGCGAGCGCCCAGACCACGATCAAGCTCGCCACCCTCTCGCCCCTCTCGGGCGGGCAGAGCGACCTCGGCACCCAGATTCGCAACGGCGCGCAGCTCGCCGTGAACGAGTACCGCCCGCAGTTCCAGCGCCTGGGGCTGAACCTCCAGCTCATCGCGTACGACGACCAGGCCGACCCGGCGACGGGCACCTCGCAGGCGCGCAAGATCGCCTCCGACCGCTCGATTCTGGCGGTGGTGGGCACCCTGAACTCGGGCGTGGCGATTCCGTCGAGCGCGGCCCTGCAACCCAGCCGGGTGGCGCTGGTGAGCCCGGCGAACACCGCCAACCAGGTCACCGACCGCGGCCTGAGCAACATGAACCGCATCGTGGCGCGCGACGACGCGCAGGGTCCGGCGGGCGCGAACTTCATCACCGGGACGCTGAAGGCGGGCAAGGTCTACATCCTCAACGACAAGACGGCCTACGGCGAGGGCCTGGCGCGCGAGGTCGAAAAGGCCCTCAAGGCCAAGAACGTGCAGGTCGTGGGCAACGAGGGCACCGAGGAGAAGAGCGACTTTTCGAGCATCGTCGCCAAGATCCGGCTCCAGCGCCCCGACGCGATCTACTTCGGCGGCATCTACAACCAGGTGGGCGTGTTCATCAAGCAGCTCCGCGAGGCCGGGGTCACCACGCCCGTGGTCGGCGGGGACGGCCTGGACAGCTCTGAACTGGCGACCATCGCCGGGGCGGGGGCGAACAACATCTACTTCACGACGGTGGCGGCCCCCATCGAGGCGCTGCCCGCCGCGCGGACCTTCGCCGCGAACTACCAGAAGACCTTCAACGACACCGCGCAGGGCTTCGGCGCCTTCGGGTACGACGCCGCCAAGGTGGCGCTCCAGGGCATCCTGGCCGCCGCGCGGGCGAACGGCAACAAGGCCCCCACCCGTCAGCAGGTGGAGACCGCGATTCGCCGGGGCAACTTCACGGGTCTGCTCTCGGGCAACGTGAGCTTCAACAGCGTCGGCGACCGCCGCGCCGCGACCCTGTACGTGATGAACGTGGAGGGCGGCAAGTACAAGCTCGCCACCAGCGTGCCCGTCCGTCCCACCAAGCAGTAA
- a CDS encoding ABC transporter ATP-binding protein, whose protein sequence is MNILEVQGVTKTFGGLTAVNDVTLEVPREGIVSIIGPNGAGKTTFFNLVTSIYSPDRGTIRLDGQELIGLRPDQVVSAGIARTFQNIRLFSTMSAEENIMVGRHTRLRAGFVDAVLRTRRFHSSEDEAREVARVMLDFVGLGRWRRELATNLPYGDQRKLEIARALATTPKLVLLDEPAAGMNPRETEDLKALIRRIRDELGVTVVLIEHDMRLVMTLSEHITVLDYGTKISEGLPHQVRNDPRVMEAYLGRGAAAGEYGKEAGPRA, encoded by the coding sequence ATGAACATCCTCGAAGTGCAGGGGGTCACGAAGACCTTCGGCGGCCTGACCGCCGTCAACGACGTGACCCTGGAGGTGCCCCGCGAGGGCATCGTGAGCATCATCGGGCCGAACGGGGCCGGAAAGACCACCTTCTTCAACCTCGTGACGAGCATCTACAGCCCGGACCGGGGCACCATCCGCCTGGACGGGCAGGAGCTGATCGGCCTGCGGCCCGACCAGGTGGTGAGCGCCGGAATCGCGCGCACCTTCCAGAATATCCGGCTCTTTTCCACCATGAGCGCCGAGGAGAACATCATGGTGGGGCGGCACACCCGCCTGCGGGCAGGCTTCGTGGACGCCGTGCTGCGCACCCGCCGCTTCCACAGCAGCGAGGACGAGGCGCGCGAGGTGGCGCGGGTGATGCTCGACTTCGTGGGGCTGGGCCGCTGGCGGCGGGAGCTGGCGACCAACCTGCCCTACGGCGACCAGCGCAAGCTGGAGATCGCCCGGGCGCTGGCGACCACGCCCAAGCTGGTGCTCCTCGACGAGCCCGCGGCGGGCATGAACCCGCGCGAGACCGAAGACCTCAAGGCCCTGATCCGCCGCATCCGCGACGAGCTGGGGGTGACGGTGGTCCTCATCGAGCACGACATGCGGCTGGTGATGACCTTATCCGAGCACATCACCGTGCTCGACTACGGCACGAAGATCAGCGAGGGGCTCCCGCACCAGGTTCGCAACGACCCGCGCGTGATGGAGGCGTACCTGGGCCGCGGCGCGGCGGCGGGCGAGTACGGGAAGGAGGCGGGGCCGCGTGCCTGA
- a CDS encoding branched-chain amino acid ABC transporter permease: protein MDLATLLPFVVNVIAGGLVLGFVYAIIALGYTMVYGVLQLINFAHSEVFVTGAVVGFEVFRVLAPNPMNGYLKLLIALVAAMIVSGLLNVLIERLAYRPLRNAPKLVPLITAIGVSLILQDVLRIIEGFQGRFDLTYTLPAGFSGRFCAEGSSCAGLGNVLRTVGIDLQLKDVILIVVALLSLAVLNYLVNRTRLGKAIRAVAQDRVTAGLMGIDANRMISATFLIGGALGGISGVLFGIKFGTVNAYSGFDPGIIAFTAAVLGGIGSIPGAVLGGLVLGVIQNLIGVTNIFGQLLGIANLEAIDASYQRIGAFIVLVLILIFKPTGLLGKSNVEKV from the coding sequence TTGGACCTCGCCACCCTGCTGCCCTTCGTCGTGAACGTGATCGCGGGCGGCCTCGTGCTGGGCTTCGTGTACGCGATCATCGCGCTCGGGTACACGATGGTCTACGGCGTGCTGCAACTGATCAACTTCGCCCACTCGGAAGTGTTCGTCACCGGCGCGGTCGTCGGCTTCGAGGTCTTCCGGGTCCTCGCCCCCAACCCCATGAACGGGTACCTCAAGCTCCTGATCGCGCTCGTCGCCGCGATGATCGTGTCGGGGCTGCTCAACGTCCTCATCGAGCGCCTGGCCTACCGCCCGCTCAGGAACGCCCCCAAGCTCGTGCCGCTGATCACCGCCATCGGCGTCTCCTTGATCTTGCAAGACGTGCTGCGGATCATCGAGGGCTTCCAGGGGAGATTCGACCTGACGTACACGCTGCCCGCCGGGTTCAGTGGCCGCTTCTGCGCGGAAGGGAGTTCGTGCGCGGGGCTGGGGAACGTGCTGCGGACGGTGGGCATCGACCTCCAGCTCAAGGACGTGATATTGATCGTGGTCGCGCTGCTGAGCCTGGCGGTGCTGAACTACCTCGTGAACCGCACGCGGCTGGGCAAGGCGATTCGCGCCGTCGCGCAAGACCGGGTGACCGCCGGGCTGATGGGCATCGACGCCAACCGCATGATCAGCGCGACCTTCCTGATCGGGGGCGCTCTGGGCGGCATCTCCGGGGTGCTCTTCGGCATCAAGTTCGGCACCGTGAACGCCTACTCGGGCTTCGACCCCGGGATCATCGCCTTCACCGCCGCCGTGCTGGGGGGAATCGGCTCGATTCCGGGGGCGGTGCTCGGCGGGCTGGTGCTCGGGGTGATCCAGAACCTGATCGGGGTGACGAACATCTTCGGGCAGTTGCTGGGGATCGCCAACCTGGAGGCCATCGACGCCTCCTACCAGCGGATCGGGGCGTTTATCGTGCTCGTGCTCATCTTGATCTTCAAGCCCACCGGCCTACTCGGCAAGAGCAACGTGGAGAAGGTATGA
- a CDS encoding lipocalin family protein — MRLLSLGAAALVSASLFTSCLPAPQAFDPNRLPDPADLGARNAATEWWYVSGYLPESGLAFHWAQFKVNYRGIPYHAGHVAVTDLRTGKLNFLENEAQRTRFGFPPLRVEQGGWRLVQDGQNYQLQAGPLNLTLTPLKGPVVHPPGYSGTPEVGRLYYQSITRLDVKGTVALPGGETREARGLVWLDHQWGDQQPGAQARWDWFGLHLSDGSDLMLYRVRNNEGQVVQVAASRVDAQGVAREVPNVVMTPGRVYRSPSGRDYVLDWEVQAGDLTLTLNAVRDEQELLSRNTSVAYWEGPVRGTGTLAGQPITAEGMGEFVGGLLRREEGGRFVPSGR; from the coding sequence ATGCGCCTCCTGAGCCTCGGTGCGGCGGCCCTCGTCTCCGCCTCGCTCTTCACGTCCTGCCTTCCGGCCCCGCAGGCCTTCGACCCCAACCGCCTGCCCGACCCCGCCGACCTGGGGGCCCGGAACGCGGCGACCGAGTGGTGGTACGTGTCGGGCTACCTGCCGGAGTCGGGGCTGGCCTTCCACTGGGCGCAGTTCAAGGTGAACTACCGGGGCATTCCCTACCACGCGGGGCACGTGGCGGTCACCGACCTGCGAACGGGGAAACTCAATTTCCTCGAGAACGAGGCGCAGCGCACCCGCTTCGGCTTTCCCCCGCTGCGGGTGGAGCAGGGCGGCTGGCGGCTGGTGCAGGATGGGCAGAATTACCAGCTTCAGGCCGGGCCGCTGAACCTTACCCTCACGCCGCTCAAGGGGCCGGTGGTCCACCCGCCGGGGTACTCGGGTACCCCCGAGGTGGGGCGGCTGTACTACCAGAGCATCACCCGCCTGGACGTGAAGGGCACGGTGGCCCTGCCCGGCGGCGAGACGCGGGAGGCGCGCGGGCTGGTGTGGCTCGACCACCAGTGGGGCGACCAGCAGCCGGGCGCGCAGGCGCGGTGGGACTGGTTCGGCCTCCACCTCTCCGACGGCTCGGACCTGATGCTCTACCGGGTGCGCAACAACGAGGGGCAGGTCGTGCAGGTCGCCGCCTCGCGGGTGGACGCGCAGGGCGTGGCGCGCGAGGTGCCGAACGTGGTCATGACGCCGGGCCGGGTCTACCGCAGCCCCAGCGGGCGCGACTACGTGCTGGACTGGGAGGTGCAGGCCGGGGACCTCACGCTGACCCTGAACGCCGTGCGCGACGAGCAGGAACTCCTCTCCAGGAACACCTCCGTCGCCTACTGGGAGGGGCCGGTGCGGGGCACGGGCACGCTGGCCGGGCAGCCCATCACCGCCGAGGGCATGGGCGAGTTCGTCGGCGGCCTCCTGCGGCGCGAGGAGGGCGGGCGCTTCGTGCCGTCGGGCCGCTGA
- a CDS encoding branched-chain amino acid ABC transporter permease — translation MTAAGPALSRRARPLPDRTVLLVLTFLATSALLLLSHNGPLLERLGALGAVLRNPIVEAVVVSLFLANVLFAYLWRAAPWAKALVGLGSLLLVLPWAGQEDTSLLDLSIQIMIFAALALGLNIVVGLAGLLDLGYVAFFAVGAYVWGIFASPRFAEILRYYGENPGGTNELTLALGLFLTAITAASMIYIRRRTVRPTRASSWSFGLASFGLIAGLILTGRALLVLNAGAAAGLATGIHPSFFWLFLALSVLAAAVVGVLIGLPVLRLKGDYLAIITLGLGEVIRVLANNLDLYSAGSQGITPIRSASVPWFDRLAGALGFQPDQYYLLFLYVLVLILIAVILLVNVRLDRSRIGRAWIAIRDDEVAAQAMGVPLVQTKLIAFATGASFAGVMGMIFAAKQTFVSPESFNIFQSIGVLSMVILGGMGSFPGVILGAAVVTLLNLRILPGLGEATANVPWIPQQVNPGQLQRLVFGIILVTIMLLRPEGLLPSRRRVLELHHDDNQEDDSAQGAGPALTAGGGDVFSPGYATRKEDESAGTTGRGKP, via the coding sequence ATGACGGCGGCGGGTCCAGCCCTCTCCCGCCGCGCCCGTCCGCTGCCCGACCGGACCGTCTTGCTCGTCCTGACGTTCCTGGCGACGAGCGCCCTGCTGCTGCTGTCGCACAACGGCCCGCTGCTGGAGCGGTTGGGGGCCCTCGGGGCCGTGCTGCGCAACCCCATCGTCGAGGCGGTCGTGGTCTCGCTCTTTCTCGCCAACGTGCTCTTCGCATACCTGTGGCGCGCGGCGCCCTGGGCCAAGGCGCTCGTGGGGCTGGGGAGCCTCCTGCTCGTGCTGCCGTGGGCGGGGCAGGAGGACACCTCGCTGCTCGACCTGAGCATCCAGATCATGATCTTCGCGGCGCTCGCGCTGGGGCTGAACATCGTGGTGGGGCTCGCGGGACTGCTCGACCTGGGGTACGTGGCCTTTTTCGCGGTGGGTGCCTACGTCTGGGGCATCTTCGCCAGCCCGCGGTTTGCGGAGATCCTGCGGTACTACGGCGAGAATCCGGGCGGGACGAACGAGCTGACGCTCGCGCTGGGGCTCTTCCTGACGGCGATCACGGCGGCGAGCATGATCTACATCCGGCGCCGCACCGTGCGGCCCACCCGGGCGTCCTCGTGGAGTTTCGGGCTGGCGAGTTTCGGGCTGATCGCGGGGCTGATCCTGACCGGGCGGGCGCTGCTTGTGCTGAACGCGGGGGCCGCCGCGGGGCTGGCGACGGGCATCCACCCCAGCTTCTTCTGGCTCTTCCTCGCGCTGAGCGTCCTCGCCGCCGCCGTGGTGGGGGTACTTATCGGCCTGCCGGTGCTGCGGCTCAAGGGCGACTACCTCGCCATCATCACGCTGGGGCTCGGCGAGGTGATCCGGGTGCTGGCGAACAACCTCGACCTGTACTCGGCGGGGTCGCAGGGCATCACGCCGATCAGGAGCGCGTCGGTGCCGTGGTTCGACCGGCTGGCGGGGGCGCTGGGCTTCCAGCCCGACCAGTATTACCTGCTCTTCTTGTACGTGCTCGTGCTCATCCTGATCGCGGTGATCTTGCTCGTGAACGTGCGGCTCGACCGCTCGCGGATCGGGCGGGCCTGGATCGCCATCCGCGACGACGAGGTGGCCGCGCAGGCGATGGGCGTGCCGCTGGTGCAGACGAAGCTGATCGCCTTCGCCACGGGGGCCTCGTTCGCCGGGGTGATGGGGATGATCTTCGCGGCCAAGCAGACCTTCGTGAGCCCGGAGAGCTTCAACATCTTCCAGAGCATCGGCGTGCTGAGCATGGTGATCCTGGGCGGGATGGGCTCTTTCCCGGGCGTGATCCTGGGCGCGGCGGTGGTCACGCTGCTCAACTTGCGCATCCTGCCGGGGCTGGGCGAGGCGACCGCGAACGTGCCGTGGATTCCCCAGCAGGTGAACCCGGGGCAGCTTCAGCGGCTGGTGTTCGGCATCATCCTGGTGACGATCATGCTCCTGCGGCCCGAGGGGCTCTTGCCCAGCCGCCGCCGGGTGCTCGAACTCCACCACGACGACAACCAGGAGGACGACAGCGCCCAGGGCGCGGGCCCGGCCCTGACGGCGGGCGGCGGAGACGTGTTCAGCCCGGGGTACGCCACCCGGAAGGAAGACGAGTCGGCGGGCACCACGGGGAGAGGCAAGCCATGA